Within the Gammaproteobacteria bacterium genome, the region CCACTGCCATACTTTTTGCGGAAAATGACCGGGTGATTATCGGTGTCATCCAAGCCATGTTGCTCCTCACCTTTATCTTCATTGGCCAGCGCGCTGAATTGGGCATGTATTACTATTTCGGACTTGGCGGCGCCACACTGCTGGGTATCTATCATCAATACCTGATCCGCGATCGCGAGCCGGACGACTGCCTGCGCGCCTTCCGCCACAACAACTGGCTGGGTTTGTGCGTGTTTCTGGGATTACTGCTGGCTTATCGCTGGGGTTGACGAGTTGGCATTCCGTTCTGCCACTGGTTTGGTTCTGGCCATGGTGTTGCTGGCGTCGCCGCGCGCGGCGGCGCCAGCTCAGGTCAATGAGGCGATACGCGCCATTGTCGCGAGCGGCGAGATCGCCACGCTACGCTGGAAGAATTTTTCCGATCGACGCAATGAATTGAAGCAATTCTATGACCCCGCGATGTATGCGCCCGCTTGGTTCAACGAGGGCCTCCCGGACAAGAAGGCTTACCAGGCGATGGATTTGCTTGCGGACGCCGAGACCGAGGGACTGGACCCGGCTGACTATGATGTGCCCTGGCTTCAATCCCGCCTTGCCGCCGCCGCCAAAACGCCGATGCCTGAAGCAGAACGAGCTGAAATTGATACGGCCCTGACGCTCGCATTGTTCCGCTATTTGACTGATCTGCATTCTGGAAAGATCAATCCACGCGACCTCGGCTGGGCGCTGGAGGTGACGCCAAAGCACAATTACAACGTTGCCCGGGTTTTGCGGGAGGCGATAGCCCGAGATGCGCTCGCCGCCATGGTCGCTGGCGTCGAACCCCGTTTGCCGCTGTATCGGCGGCTCAAGGCGACGCTGGTGGCCTATCGCCGGCTGGCACAGGATACTTCGCTGCAATCAGTGCCTGCGATCAAGACCAAGCTTGTGCCGGGACAGCCGTATGAAGGCGCGGCGGCACTGGCGCGACTGCTCACCGCGATCGGCGATCTGCCGGCCAATGTTCCCGCACCGGCCGATCGTTACGACGGCGCGTTGCCCGGGGCGGTAAAACGCTTCCAGGAAAGCCATGGCCTGCTTGCCGACGGCGTGCTCGGCAAGGCGACATTCGCCGAGATCAATGTACCGCTGGCACACCGTGTCCGGCAGATTGAACTCGCGATGGAGCGGCTGCGCTGGCTGCCGGATCTGCAGACAGGTCCGGTCATTGCCGTCAATGTGCCGTCATTCAAGTTGTGGGCGTTCAGCGATCCGCAGCGACCGGGGGAAGCCAACCTTGAAACCAATATCGTCGTGGGCCGCGCGGTATATACGCGCACGCCAATATTCATGCAGGACATGCGTTATGTCGAGTTCAGCCCCTACTGGAACGTTCCGCCGTCCATTCTGCGCAAGGAAATAATCCCAAAATTGAAACGTGATCCGGACTATCTGGCACGCGAGGATTTTGAATTTGTCGGCCGGGATGGGCAGACAAGCACCGAGGTGTCAGATGGCACCCTTGCGGGAGCGCTTGCCGGCGAACTGCGTCTGCGACAGCGGCCGGGGCCAAAGAACGCGCTCGGCGGCATCAAGTTCGTACTGCCGAATTCCATGAATATCTATCTGCACAGCACGCCTGCCCACAATCTGTTCGAGCGTCCGCGGCGCGACTTCAGCCACGGCTGCATCCGTGTCGCCGATGCGATTGGGCTGGCGCAGTTCGTCCTTTCGGATCAAACGGAATGGACCCGGACGAAAATCGAGGAAACGATGGCTGGCGGCCAGCATCAGACGGTGCAGCTCTCGCGGCCGATTCCGGTCATTATTTTCTACAGTACGGTGGTCATCGAACGCAATGGACAGGTGTTGTTTGCCCCCGACATCTACAACGACGATCCCAAACTGGAACAAGCACTGGCCACTGCCACACGCGCGCGGCGATAGCCGCAGTCAGGCCGGCAATCCGTCACCAGCGACGAACGCGCCCGGTGTCCAGATGGACGAAATCGGATTGGGAATAATAGCCCACGCCGCCCGCCGACATGGAGAGCGCCGCGTCCCGAAGCATCGTCAACGCGACGCCTGGAAGGCGGACATCAATGGCGCGACCGCTCATGTGCAGGCTCGCCTTGGCGACACCGTGGCCGTTTTCACGCAGCATTGCGTTGGTCGCCGGGCAGCGGTAGCCGCAAATCACTTCATATGTGCGGTTAGCGCCAAGTATCGCCGTCAGGTCCGTGAGCTGGTCAAGCAGCGCCAGGTCAATGGCATGAATCTCGCCGGTGCGAAAATCCCGCAACAGATGATTGATTGCCGTCAGTGCTTCCGGCACATAACTGCCATTTTCGGCATAGACGATCGAAAGTTTTTCGCCGGTATGCGTGTGCAGAAACGCCAGGCGGCGCGGCATCTCGCGCGCACGGGCCAGACTGGGCGTGAACAGGCCGGGCGCACACAGCGCTCCCGCCAGCCCCGCCAAAAAGCGGCGGCGGTCCGGGCGGTGAAAAGCGGTGGACGCTGGAAATGCTTTATCCGAAGAATCGTTCATTTTTCAATTTTACCAATACCATTACGAAGTGAATACCGATTAATTTGCCTGTATCAATTCGTCCGTGAGCTTCAGCATGGGTGATTGGAGGCGTTCGAGATGATGAAGTTCAATGCCGCCGATCTCCCAGTCCGACCACAGGACCTGCGTCACGAAGGCCTCCGGATTCTGCGGCAACGGCTGCTTGGCGCGCAATTTCAGAAACACCAGGAATGAATAATAAAAAAGGACGTTGTCGACATGCACTTCGAAATCCGCGAATCGCGCCTCCGGGAAGTGGATGGCTTCATCCGGGCTGATCAGGCGGTAGCCGGCCCGCCGGAGGCGTTCCTCGATCTGGCGCCGCACCTCCGCCTCGTCGAATCCGGCATTGCGCCAATCTTTCTCCACGCCGAGAAATTGCACGGCGAGCATCTGTGGAGGTGGACGAGTAGCGCGTTCCTCTCCAACGCACACCGTGGTTACAATCAGCGCGATCGCACTGAAAAATTCAAGCCAAGTTCGTCGTTTCATCATGTCGCCTCCGCTTACTCAACCCTGCCGAGCCGGCCGCTGCTGCTGCCCACATACCACAGGCTGCCCCGTTGATCGATAACCATCTTGCGGATGCCGGTGCCCTTGGGTACATGGATCGTGCGCGTCGCGTCGGTCCCCGGATCGAGAATATCGATGGTGTCGGCGTTGAATTCATTGGCGAACACCCTGCCGTTGGCATCGATGGTGACGGCATAGGGACCGCCGTCCGGACCGCCGGGCAACGGGTATTCACGAATTACCTTCATCGCCTTCGGATCGACGTGAATGATGCGGCCGTTGCCCCACAGCGTCACCCATAGCGTGCCGTCGGGGGCGGTGGCCATGCGTCGTGGATTGGTGCCCCTGCCCGTCGCCAAATCGCTGATGACGCCGATTCTGGGATCAAGCTTGCCCAACATGTCGCCGCTGATGCGGCAGAACCAGACGTTGCCCTCGTGATCGATCGAGATGCCATAGGGCGTGCCGGAGGTTTCATATTCGCTGATGGCGCCGGTCTTGCGATCGAGACGGCCAATGCGGTCGGCGCCCTGTTCGGTGAACCAGAGCACACCGTTGTCATCAAGTACGGCGGTATGCGGATCACCGCCGGAGGGTACGTGGTGGACCACCGTCTTGCCGCCATCGGGATGAAACTCGACGATGGTGCCATTGCCCTTGCCGGTGAGCCACGCCACGCCGTTGGGATCGATCAGCACGCTGTGTGGGTGCGTGCCCTCGGGCAAATCCCATTCTTTGAACACCTGTGTCTTCGGGTCGAAATGGCCGAGCTTGTCGCCGCCCATGGCGACGAAGTAGATGCTGCCGTCGGGCGCCGGTGTTGGATCGCGCGCGAACTGCGGGGTCGGCACCGGCCATTCCGACACTTTCCCCTCGATGACGCGTGCACCGGGCGTGATCCCGTAGTTGGAACCACCCGCATGCGCGGCAAATGACAGGGTACACACCCAGCAGAAGAGGCCGGCAAGAACGATGTCTCGCGAGCTGTAAAACAGGCGCGATTTTGCCTTCGTCCGACCTTGCTGACTGTACCCTGGCATATATTTTTGGTGCCCCGACCCGGAATCGAACCAGGAACGGCTGATTACAAATCAGCAGTTATGCCATTTAACTATCGGGGCAAATGGGTTGACCATGCCCGCGCGCATTCTATTGCGCCGCCCCCGTCCCGGCAATTTTGGCGCAATCCAGCGCCTTGGTCTGCGCCGCGCCTGGCAGGGCCTCCTGCAAGGCGGACGGTGAAACCTGCGCGGCATTCACCGCCACGTCCAGCCAGTAGCGCGGCGGCGCTTCATGGCGCGCTTCAACGTGCGCCTCGTATCCCAGCGCCTTCATTTCCTTGATGCGCTCGGTCACCGAGGTTTTTTCCTTGAACAAGCCGAGTGAGATTGTGTTTTTATTCTCGCCCTGCTTGACCACGAACATGTCTTCAACGTCCCTGGCCTTGAGCGCCGCCACTTCCCTTTCAGCCGCCGCGCTGGTGGGATACGGTCCCAGATAGACCCACTGACGGTCCGGTTCGGGAACTTCATCGCGTTCATGCACGCTCTGCAAACGTGACTCCAATGATTGCCTGACTTGGGCCCGCTGCGCCTCATCCACAAACGGCCCCAAGGTGTAACAAGCAGGCGCAGCGGGGGGTGCTTCTGGCGGTGTCGCAACAGGCGCCGGCGCTGCAGACTCCGGCGGCGGCGTCGACGACGCTGTTGCAGCGGGGACGTTGATCTCCGCCGTAGTTGCGTCAGTTTCGCCGGTTTTTTCGGTGGCAAGCGGCGGCGCAGCCGGAAGTTCTGCCGCAGGCGCGATTGCCGTCGCCGCCTGGCCTTCCGCCGGACTCAACATCTTGCCAGGCAGTTCGCGTTTGGGCAGCGGTGAAGATAATTCCGACAACAAACGCAAGGTGGGTACTCCGGCAGGGATTGCGGGCAGGGATTCCCCCGGACTTTCCTGCGATGGATAAAGATTCTGATTGAACAGCCAGCCGAACAGCGCGATGTTGGCCAGCAGCAACAACAAACAGAACGTTCTGGAGTTCATCTCATATCTGGCCGCCGGCGATCCAGAGCAGACCCCTCAAAATCAAATATGGATCATGCGTCACCGGCATGGTCAGATGCGGCAATAGCAGATGCGCCTCGCCCCCCGTCAGCCAGCAACGCAATGCGCCGCCCAGCCGGTCCTGGCAGCGCCGCCATACGGTCTCGATGCCGCCCAGCACCGCATAGCGCGTGCCCGCCGCGATGGCTTCATCCGTCCTGTGCGTCCAGATTTCGCCTGTCTCCACCGCCGTCACCGTCAGCGCATGGGTGTTTTGCGCCAGCGCGCGCCGCATCAATCCCAGCCCCGGCAGGATCGTGCCGCCGGCCCAACTGCCGTCGGCGTTCAACACGCTCATGGTCAGCGCCGTGCCGCAGTCGATCACGCACAGCGGATCCCGGGTTTGACGCCGCGCTGCCGCCAATGCGACAAAACGATCGACGCCGAGCTCCGGATAAATGTTTTTGATGCCGTGGGCGTTCGCCTGTATGCGCACAAACTGCAGGGCCGCGCCCTTATGCCGCGTCGCGGCCCAGTTGTGCAGCGACTCTTCCACCGCCGGGCCGGCGACGTTAGAAACAAAAATTTTTCCCGGCGTCGGTACCGACCCGCTCACCTGTTCCAAAACCTCGATTAGCGTCGGTGGTGTCCACGAACGGGCGTTGTCCGGCGAGGGTTCGCTGCCGCTCCACGCCCATTTCACTCGGCTGTTGCCGATGTCCAGCGCCAGAATCATGCCGGCATCTGCACACTGACCTCGCCGGAATAAAAACGGCGTGGTCGGCCGAGGACATCCACCACCAATGCCCCGTCTTCCGCCACCTCCAGCGCCCGGCCGTGGATCGTTCCCTCCACTCCCCGCAGGGCGATGTTACGCCCCAGCAGCATGTCCGCCTGCCGCCATGCCTCGTGATACGCCGCGAAGCCCGTGCTGGAATAATCCTCGAGCATCGCCAGCCACGTCGACAGGATACGGGCGGCCAGTGCGTTGCGCGAGGGCAATGCGCCATTGAGCGCCGCGTGCAGATCGGTGCAGGGCTGTTTGATGCGCGCCGCCGCGTCGTCCGGCAGCGCAACGTTCACGCCCGCGCCGAGCACCACCGTGCAGGCGCCCGCCATCTCGCCGCGCATTTCGATCAAGATGCCGGCCAGCTTGCGTTTTTCATGCATGAGATCGTTGGGCCATTTCAGTTGCAGGCCACTCACACCGATCTGCGCCAACGCCTGCCGCAATGTCACGCCGGCCGCCAGGCTGAGCCCCGCCAGCGCATGGGCGGGCCGCCCGAAACGCCAGCCCAGCGACAGACACAGACCGGCACCCAGCGGCGCAATCCAGTCGCGACCCTGTCGCCCGCGCCCCGCCGTCTGGTATTCCGCCAGCGCCGCATGGCCATGCACGCGGCCGCGCGCGGCCTGCTCCAGCAGGCGTTGATTGGTGGAATCGGTGATGAAATGCACATCCAGCCGCCGCAACAGCGGGCGCAATCCGGGTTCGATCGCGCGGCGGATGCGGCGGGGATCAAGCAACTCCACTGCCGAGTGCAGGCGGTAACCGCGGCCGGGCACCGCCTTGATGGCGCCGGTCAGTGCCGAGAGCGCCCGCACCTGCTGCCACACCGCCGTGCGCGTGATTTGCAGGCGCTGCGCCAGCCGCTCGCCGGAATGCCATTGTCCGTCGGCCAGCAACTGTACCAGGAGGGGGCGACGATCTACGCGCGACACATCATCGCCCCGGGAGCGCAAAAAAACCGTGGATCACTTCATCGAGGGCGGCGCGGTGGCAGGGTGGCGTCGTCGGCGGTAAACATGGTCGTCGAATCTGATTCACGCTCTTCCTTTTTGGCGGGTTTGGGCGTGGCGGGTTTGGGTGCGACGGGGGGCACCTGTGAAGGCATCAGGGTGCGATCCATATCATCCTCCGCCGGCGCGCCACCGGACTTGGATGCGGTGCTGGGCACCTGGGAAGGCATCAGGGTGCGATCCATGTCATCCTCCGCGGCCGCTGGAGCGGCGGGGCTTGCCTCCTGTTTCAACGCCGTGTCGTCCATGAAATCATCCAGCGACAATTCCTCTTCGCCGGGCGCGGGCGTTGCCGCACTGGGCGCTTCTTCAATCATCGCAGTATTGAGAAAGGTGGCAAGGGACGCCTCTTCCGCCGGCACGGCGGCCGCTGGCGGGGTGCGCATCACGGTATCCGCTTCATGGATATCCTGCTTCGGCGCGGTGGCCTCCCCCCCGCCCTTGCGCGCACGCATCACGGTATCCGCTTCATGAACATCCTCCGCGGGCGCGGCCGGCGTCCCGAACGCAGCACCGGTGACATCGAAGGTTTCATCCTCGCCGGCCGCGCCTGCTTCAGGCGCGGGAGGCGGGGCAACAGGCGGCGGTGCGGTGAAGGCGGTGGTGGCGCCGGTTAGTCCGGCCCGATCCGGCGGCGCCGCCGAAAACACCGTTTTGCCGGCATCGGCCACCTCCGGCATCACGAATTCAAAATCGTATTTGTGCAGACGGATGCGATCGCCGTGCTTCAGCCGCTGTTCTCCTGTCACGCGCTGGTCGTTGACGTAGGTGCCGTTCATGCTGCCCTGATCCACCACCCAATAGGAGAAATCCTTGTACTCGATGAGGGCGTGACGGCGACCGATGGTGGTCTGATTGACGACGATGTAATTGAGGTGGTCGGTGTCAGAGCCTGCCACGCGCCCCAGCATAACCGGCTTCAGCCCCAGGGCATGCTGTTCGGCGTTGGTGTTGCCTTGCAAATCACGCAGGAAGGCCTGCGGCGCATATTCCACCGGCGTGGCCGCCTGACCGCCGCGCCTGCGCATCTTGATGACCAGGAAGATCACCACCAGAGAGAGCACACCAATCGCCGCGGCGATTGCCAGCAACAGTCCCTGCGTACCCTGACTGACCTCCGTCTCCTCCGCGGGCTTGACGATGATCGCCTGGCCCTCCGGCATTTTCTCCAATTGCTCCTTAGGGATGCCGGTGGCCTTCTCCATTTCCTTCAAACCCTGCTGCTCGGCGGCCGGTGCGGTGGGTGCGGGTGCGGGCGCAGGGACCTCGGCAGCGGGCGCGGGCGGCGGAGGCGCAGGCGGTGCGGCTTCCACCGGTTTGGGCTGATCGAGCTTGGCGATCTCCCCCGCGATGCGACCGAAGGCGTCCTTCAAATCCTCAGCTTTCAGAGAACGGTAATATTCGCCGCTGGTCTTGGTGGCGAGCGACTGTATCAATTGATAATCGGCCTGCTCGGTGAACGCCACGGCGTATATCTTGATGCCCAGACGGGCCGCCTCCTGCGCCAGTTCCTCGCGCAGCCAGCGTGACTTCTCGGCATCCTGCGACGGATGGCCGGTTTCCACAATGCCATCGGTAAAGAAGATGATGATTTTCTGCGCACCTTCGCGGCCGTTGACTTTGAGATCGTAGATGGTCTGTTCGACGGCATCCGGGCTGTTGGTCCACTGGCCCCTGTAGTTGATGGCCTTGAGTGCCTCCTGAAGCTTGGTTTTGGCGTCCGCCTCCAGCGGCGTGAGCGGCATGGCCTTGTTGACCTTGGTATCGAAAATGACCAGGGCCACGCGTGTATCGCCCTGCATGCCATTGACCAGATCAGCGACCGCCTGGGTGGCGAGATGCGTGGGATCGTTCTTGCGCATGCTGCCGGAATTGTCGAAGACAATGACGATATCCTTGGCCGTTCCCTTCGGTGCTTCCGGGGCTGCTGCTGTCGTTTTCTCTTCTTGAGCCGAGGTGGCCGGCTCCTTGTCAACCGGAGCCGCCGCTGGCGTTTCGGCGGGAGTTGTCGCGTCTTGTGCGCTTGCCCCGGCGGGAGCCTGCTCTCCCTGCGCCGCAGCCGGCGCCTTGTCGCCCTGCGTCTCCCCCTCGGCGAGGGATGGGGAGGCTGCGACCAGGCCCAGCAATAACATGGCAACCTTCAGATATCGCCGCATAAATGGCTCATCCTGATTCGTCTAATTTTGTATTATCGTCGATTGCCACCGCCCCCGCCAATGCCGGCTGCATCACGGCGCCTCGCCGCGGGCGACCGGCCGCGCCGGATCCGCGCACCACTCGCTCCACGAACCGGCGTACAAGCGCGGCTCCTGAAAGCCGGCGTGTACTGTCGCCAGTATGTTGTGGCAGGCGGTCACTCCCGATCCACAATAAAACGTCACCTCGGCGGCGGGAACGGCGCCAAATACTCCGCTCAGTGCGGGGCGCAGGGCAGCCGGCGTCAGGAACCTGCCGTCCGCCGTCAGGTTGCGCTTGCAGAAATAATTAACCGCTCCGGGTATATGACCGGCCACCGGATCGATGGGTTCCGATTCACCCCGATAACGCGCGGGGTCGCGCGAGTCCACCAGCCGCCGCTGTTCCAAGACTTGTTTTGTCTCAACCACGCGCTCGAAATGCGGCCGACCTTCGAATTTCGTCGGCGGGTTGCGTTGTTCGCCGCTGGCCGTGTCGCCACCGCTTGCGATCCAAGCCGGCCAGCCGCCGTCCAGCACCGCCACAGCCTCGTGTCCCATATAACGCAGCTGCCACCACAGTCGTGCCGCAACCATGCCGCCACTGGCATCGTAGGCCACGACCTGCCGGCCCACCGTGACGCCGAATTTTCCAAAAATTTTCTCGAGCCGCTTGGGCGACGGCAGGGGATGCCGTCCGCTGCCGGGGTATTGGGGGCCGCTCAAATCTTCATCGAGATGCGCATACACCGCGCCTTTGATGTGCGCTTCGAGGTAGGCGCGACGACCGGCTTCCAGATCGGCCAGATCAAAACGACAGTCGATCACGATCACGCCATCGTTTTCCAGCAGTGGCCGCAACTCCTGCGTTTGAATTAAAGTGCGATAAGGACTCATGCTCCGCTCCCTGCATTCATGGTAACGCAACGCGCCATCACCTTCATGCACAGCGACCTCGTGAAATCGCTCAACACGGCCCTGCTGACGCTCGGCCTGAGCGGCTGCGCCAACCTCGGCTATTACGCCCAGTCGCTGCACGGCCAGTGGGAGGTATCGGTGCATAGCCGGCCCATTGCGCAAATTCTGCAAGATGCATGCACGGACGAGGCAACCAAAGAGAAGCTCAGGCAGGTGCTGGTGCTCCGTAAGTTCGCCGTCACCGCACTGGCGCTGCCGGACAACGACAGTTACCGCGCTTATGCCGATCTGGACCGGCCCTACGTGGTCTGGAACGTTTTCGCCACGCCGGAATTGTCACTACAACCCGTGCGTTCGTGTTTTCTTGTGGTCGGTTGTCTGAGCTATCGCGGCTATTTCCAGGAAGCGGATGCTCGCGCCTACGCCGATGAGTTGCGCCGCGCTGGCGACGATGTCCATGTCGGCGGCGTGGTGGCCTACTCGACCCTGGGCTGGTTTGATGACCCCGTGCTCAACACCATGCTCAAGTGGGACGATGCCCACATGGCGAAATTTCTGTTTCACGAGCTCGCCCACCAGAAGCTCTATGTCAGGGATGACAGCGCCTTCAACGAGGCCTTCGCCACCGCCGTGGCGGAGGAAGGCTGGCGGCGCTGGCAGGACGCCCATCACATGGCAGCCAACGGCAATGCTGAACTGGCTTACGAAACCGGGGTGATCCATCTGGTACTGGCAACCAAGGGCGAACTGGAAACGCTGTATGACTCGGCGCTGACGGTGGAGGAAAAACGCCGCGCCAAAAAAGAAATTTTCAACGCGTTGCGCGCCGATTACGACGTCCTGCGCCAGCGCTGGGAGGGCCGCTACGATGCCTATGATCACTGGATGCACGGTGATCTCAACAATGCCAAAATCATGGCGGTGGCGACCTATCACGATCTGATCCCGGCCTTCACGACGCTGCTGGCGGTGGCCCGCGGTGATCTGCCCCGCTTTTATGCCCTGGCAGCGACTGTCGGACGGCTGCCACCCAAGGAACGCTCGGCCTGTCTGGAGGCGCTGCGTCAATCTGGAACAGGTATAAGCCATTGTAAAATGGCCAATTAGTTCAGATGGCGGGTTCGAGGGCTGTGATCAGGCGCACGCTTTGACAGCGAATGTAGAACGGATTTCACATTTTGTGTAGGTTTCAAGACAAAGTTCGAAATGCTCGTTTATAATGAATTTTAAAAGCCAGTACTTACCTCATGTTAAACAAACTGTTTTCCAAGCCGATCTCACTGCTCATCGGTGGGCAGAACGTCAATTTCTCCAACGTGGCCGAGTTCGAGTTCAGTCTCGCAGGGCGCACGGAGGTGCCGTCACGCCGGATTTCCGATCTGATGCAGATGTCACCGGAGGAACTCAAGAAGGAAGCGCGCAATATTAAAAATATCGAGCGGCAGTTCGTCGATATTTTATCGAAGGCGATGGAATCGCCGGGCAGCATCAGCCAGATGCTCGGCACCATCGACGTCAAGGTATTCTCCCAGGATCACAACTGGCGCGACATCATGACTTCGCTGCGCACCAAGAATGGCGACTACAATGAAATGCGCCGCATCGCCCTGGTGAAATACATGCAATATCTGAACGCCCGCCAGGAACTCATCAAACACACCTATTCCATGAAGCGGCAGGTCGCCGGCAAACCAGCGTCACTGGATGAGGAGGACAAGGCGGAGAATCTCAAACCCCCGGCTATGCGTGAAACAGTGATCCTCGATTCGGTGGTGCTGGAGCAGCCGCCGAGACAGGAGCAGTCGTTCGTGCGCATGCCCAAGGGCGAGCCTGTTCTTGTACCGATCAGACATGGCGAAGTCATAAATCTGCTGCTTTCGAAGCATCCCTTCAAACTGCGCGCCAATAACAACCTGGTACTCGTCGATGCCGTCGGCAGCGAACATCAGTTGCAAAGCGGCAAGAACATCATCGGCCGGGATAATGTGTGCAACGTCGTGACGCCGCCGGCGCTGCGCGACATTTCACGTATGCACCTCATCATCGAACAATTGAGTGGCGACAGCCTGCGACTGACGGATTTGTCGGCCCATGGCACCTTCCTGCCCCCGCGCTATCTGGACATTGCCACCGACTGACGCAGCCGTTCAATTAGTTCTATCTTTACATCCTTTCGATCTATCGCCCAGCGGCGTAACTCGCTTACAATGCGCGATCCATGCGGATGGTGATTCTATAATTATTCGCGCTGGATTAATGGATATTCCGCATTACTTAGAGGATGCACATGGGTATTACACGCAATGACGTCGCCAGCCTGGCGAACGAATATCGCGGCAAATCGCCGCAGGACATCATCAAACTGGCGTTGTCAAATTTTGGCAACATCGCCATTTCCTTCAGCGGTGCCGAGGACATCGTGCTGGTGGACATGGCCAGCAAAATCAAGAAAGACTTCCGAGTGTTCTCCCTGGACACCGGGCGCCTGCATGCTGAAACCTACAAACTGCTGGAGCAGGTCCGCGAGAAATACGGCGCGGCGCTGGAAGTCATGTTCCCCGACGCCACCGCCGTTGAAAAACTCGTGCGCGAAAAGGGCCTGTATAGCTTCTACAGGGACGGTCATAAGGAGTGTTGCGGCGTCCGCAAAGTGGCGCCGCTCAGACGCAAGCTTTCCACGCTTGACGCCTGGATCACCGGCCAGCGCAAGGATCAGAGCCCCGGTACCCGGCTGGCAATTGAAGTAATCGAGGATGATCGCGCCTTCGGCACCGCCGATCGGCCGCTGATCAAATTCAACCCGCTGGCCAACTGGTCCTCCGCGCAAGTCTGGCGTTACATCCGTGACAACGGCGTACCCTACAACGCGCTGCATGAGAAGGGTTTCATCAGCATTGGCTGCGAACCCTGCACACGGCCCGTGTTGCCCAACCAGCATGAGCGTGAAGGCCGCTGGTGGTGGGAGGAGGAGACCATGAAGGAATGCGGGCTGCATGCCGGCAATCTCTCCTCCGCCAAAGGCTGACCACTATCGCCCTCTTTTGCTGGCAAAAATACGGATGGTGGACATAAGCGTCATGCACATCACGTTCGTCAAGAAGATTAAGGCCGACGGCACCCCCTGCCGCAAATGCGCGGAAGTCGAACAGCGGCTGATCGAATCCGGCCAGATGACGCGGATCAATGAAATCGTCATCGCTGACGAACGTGACGCCGGCAGCCCGGGCATGCTGTTGGCGGCAAAACATAACGTCACCCAGGCACCCTTTTTCATCGTCAGATCGGAAGATGGAGCCGAGCGCGTATACACGGTTTATTTCAAGTTCGCGAAGGAAATTCTGAACAAGACGTTCTCCGAGCACGATGAGAACCGGGAACTGCTCGACCAAAACCCCGATTTGGCTTCCTACGTCTAGATCCTCGCCGCCCAACAGGGGAAGAGTTGTCCCTCCTCAATGGCGGGGTAATTTTACCTTCTCGAACAGGCGGTCCTGCTCGATACGGGTTTTTAGGCGTGCGGCTTCGTCCACGCGCGCGCGCGTCAGGTGCGGCGCGAACAATTCAATGAAGTCGTACATGTAATCGCGCAGAACAGCGCCGCGTTTGAAGCCGATCCGTGTCACGCTCGGCTCGAACAGGTGCCCGGCGTCCAGCGCGGTCAAATCCTGATCGACTTTTTTGTTGTAGGCCATGTTGGCGATGATGCCCACACCCAGACCCAACCGCACGTAGGTTTTAATCACGTCTGCATCGGTGGCGGTGAAGACCACCTGCGGTTTCAGTCCCTTGGCGGCAAAGGCCTGATCGAGTTGCGAGCGTCCGGTGAAGCCGAATACGTAAGTCACAATCGGATACGCGGCGATGGCCTTCAGTGTCAGGGGTTTCACCTTCTCCAACGCGTGCCCTTTC harbors:
- a CDS encoding phosphoadenylyl-sulfate reductase; protein product: MGITRNDVASLANEYRGKSPQDIIKLALSNFGNIAISFSGAEDIVLVDMASKIKKDFRVFSLDTGRLHAETYKLLEQVREKYGAALEVMFPDATAVEKLVREKGLYSFYRDGHKECCGVRKVAPLRRKLSTLDAWITGQRKDQSPGTRLAIEVIEDDRAFGTADRPLIKFNPLANWSSAQVWRYIRDNGVPYNALHEKGFISIGCEPCTRPVLPNQHEREGRWWWEEETMKECGLHAGNLSSAKG
- a CDS encoding FHA domain-containing protein, translated to MLNKLFSKPISLLIGGQNVNFSNVAEFEFSLAGRTEVPSRRISDLMQMSPEELKKEARNIKNIERQFVDILSKAMESPGSISQMLGTIDVKVFSQDHNWRDIMTSLRTKNGDYNEMRRIALVKYMQYLNARQELIKHTYSMKRQVAGKPASLDEEDKAENLKPPAMRETVILDSVVLEQPPRQEQSFVRMPKGEPVLVPIRHGEVINLLLSKHPFKLRANNNLVLVDAVGSEHQLQSGKNIIGRDNVCNVVTPPALRDISRMHLIIEQLSGDSLRLTDLSAHGTFLPPRYLDIATD
- a CDS encoding sulfurtransferase yields the protein MSPYRTLIQTQELRPLLENDGVIVIDCRFDLADLEAGRRAYLEAHIKGAVYAHLDEDLSGPQYPGSGRHPLPSPKRLEKIFGKFGVTVGRQVVAYDASGGMVAARLWWQLRYMGHEAVAVLDGGWPAWIASGGDTASGEQRNPPTKFEGRPHFERVVETKQVLEQRRLVDSRDPARYRGESEPIDPVAGHIPGAVNYFCKRNLTADGRFLTPAALRPALSGVFGAVPAAEVTFYCGSGVTACHNILATVHAGFQEPRLYAGSWSEWCADPARPVARGEAP
- a CDS encoding aminopeptidase, whose amino-acid sequence is MVTQRAITFMHSDLVKSLNTALLTLGLSGCANLGYYAQSLHGQWEVSVHSRPIAQILQDACTDEATKEKLRQVLVLRKFAVTALALPDNDSYRAYADLDRPYVVWNVFATPELSLQPVRSCFLVVGCLSYRGYFQEADARAYADELRRAGDDVHVGGVVAYSTLGWFDDPVLNTMLKWDDAHMAKFLFHELAHQKLYVRDDSAFNEAFATAVAEEGWRRWQDAHHMAANGNAELAYETGVIHLVLATKGELETLYDSALTVEEKRRAKKEIFNALRADYDVLRQRWEGRYDAYDHWMHGDLNNAKIMAVATYHDLIPAFTTLLAVARGDLPRFYALAATVGRLPPKERSACLEALRQSGTGISHCKMAN
- a CDS encoding VWA domain-containing protein — translated: MRRYLKVAMLLLGLVAASPSLAEGETQGDKAPAAAQGEQAPAGASAQDATTPAETPAAAPVDKEPATSAQEEKTTAAAPEAPKGTAKDIVIVFDNSGSMRKNDPTHLATQAVADLVNGMQGDTRVALVIFDTKVNKAMPLTPLEADAKTKLQEALKAINYRGQWTNSPDAVEQTIYDLKVNGREGAQKIIIFFTDGIVETGHPSQDAEKSRWLREELAQEAARLGIKIYAVAFTEQADYQLIQSLATKTSGEYYRSLKAEDLKDAFGRIAGEIAKLDQPKPVEAAPPAPPPPAPAAEVPAPAPAPTAPAAEQQGLKEMEKATGIPKEQLEKMPEGQAIIVKPAEETEVSQGTQGLLLAIAAAIGVLSLVVIFLVIKMRRRGGQAATPVEYAPQAFLRDLQGNTNAEQHALGLKPVMLGRVAGSDTDHLNYIVVNQTTIGRRHALIEYKDFSYWVVDQGSMNGTYVNDQRVTGEQRLKHGDRIRLHKYDFEFVMPEVADAGKTVFSAAPPDRAGLTGATTAFTAPPPVAPPPAPEAGAAGEDETFDVTGAAFGTPAAPAEDVHEADTVMRARKGGGEATAPKQDIHEADTVMRTPPAAAVPAEEASLATFLNTAMIEEAPSAATPAPGEEELSLDDFMDDTALKQEASPAAPAAAEDDMDRTLMPSQVPSTASKSGGAPAEDDMDRTLMPSQVPPVAPKPATPKPAKKEERESDSTTMFTADDATLPPRRPR